In the genome of candidate division WOR-3 bacterium, one region contains:
- the larC gene encoding nickel pincer cofactor biosynthesis protein LarC: MRILYLDLISGVSGDMLLSSLLSLGIPFEKWEREIRKLGLGILVKKRWVPRGHIKALSLIIRNAEKRVKKPEDFFRILERAKLKSEIKDKAKEIFSLLLKAEAKVHRTKTTHLHELGEYDTLLDIVGCLLALNLLEIREIYASFVPLGKIKAPVTLKILKGIPVYEKDIDFEITTPTGALLIKSLVKKFCPLPLMKIERIGYGTGTFDLKEPNLLRAIVGKLEEKPKQIFLIETNVDNTSPEILGYLMEKLLKKGALDIYFTPIYCKKNRPGIKISVMTKEDKRDEMIDEIFSQTKTLGVRVYPVERYEAE, encoded by the coding sequence ATGCGGATCCTCTACCTTGATTTAATCTCCGGTGTTTCCGGGGATATGCTCCTTTCCTCTCTCCTTTCCTTGGGTATTCCTTTTGAAAAATGGGAAAGAGAGATTAGGAAGTTAGGACTGGGGATTCTGGTCAAGAAGAGATGGGTTCCCAGGGGACATATTAAAGCCTTATCCTTAATTATTAGAAACGCGGAAAAGAGGGTGAAAAAACCAGAAGATTTTTTCCGGATACTGGAAAGGGCAAAATTAAAGTCAGAGATAAAAGATAAGGCAAAAGAAATTTTCTCCCTCCTTTTAAAAGCGGAAGCGAAGGTACACAGAACAAAGACGACTCACCTCCACGAATTGGGAGAATACGATACCCTCTTAGATATTGTCGGTTGCCTTTTGGCACTTAACCTCTTAGAAATAAGAGAGATTTATGCCTCTTTTGTCCCTTTGGGGAAGATAAAGGCACCGGTCACCTTAAAAATCTTAAAAGGCATCCCGGTCTACGAGAAGGATATTGACTTTGAGATAACCACCCCAACCGGTGCTTTACTTATAAAATCATTAGTCAAAAAATTTTGCCCTTTACCTTTAATGAAAATAGAAAGGATTGGTTACGGCACCGGTACCTTTGACCTCAAAGAGCCTAATCTTTTAAGGGCAATCGTTGGCAAATTGGAAGAGAAACCGAAGCAAATCTTTCTAATTGAGACCAATGTTGACAACACCTCACCCGAGATCTTGGGCTATCTAATGGAGAAATTATTAAAGAAAGGGGCTTTGGATATTTATTTCACACCAATCTATTGTAAAAAGAACCGCCCCGGGATAAAGATTTCCGTTATGACAAAAGAAGATAAGAGAGATGAGATGATTGATGAGATTTTTTCTCAAACCAAGACCTTAGGGGTAAGGGTCTATCCCGTAGAAAGATATGAGGCGGAGC
- the larB gene encoding nickel pincer cofactor biosynthesis protein LarB has translation MEKKLREILLRIKKGEMTIKEGMERLKVLPFLELGYAKIDTHRPLRRDLGEVIYGEGKRKEEILGIVAKLKEIGEDCLITRLPSDLGEDLVRKFGGRYFPSAKIFALGKFPKRKKKEKPIPIITAGTSDIPVAEEAAVFLELLGYPVKRIYDVGVAGIHRTFSHLKEIRKGRVIIVIAGMEGALASVVSGLVSKPVIAVPTSYGYGANFQGLSALLAMLASCSPGIGVVNIDNGFGAAYLAHLILSSK, from the coding sequence ATGGAAAAGAAGTTAAGAGAGATCCTCTTGCGGATTAAAAAAGGCGAGATGACAATTAAAGAAGGGATGGAGAGATTAAAAGTCCTCCCCTTCTTAGAACTTGGTTATGCCAAAATTGATACCCATCGTCCCTTGCGCCGGGATTTGGGAGAGGTGATTTATGGAGAAGGGAAAAGAAAGGAAGAGATTTTGGGAATTGTGGCAAAGTTGAAAGAGATAGGAGAGGATTGCCTTATTACCCGACTCCCTTCCGATTTGGGAGAAGATTTGGTAAGAAAATTTGGGGGTAGATATTTTCCTTCCGCCAAAATCTTTGCCTTGGGAAAGTTTCCGAAAAGGAAAAAGAAGGAAAAGCCAATTCCCATCATCACCGCCGGTACTTCGGATATCCCAGTGGCAGAAGAAGCTGCGGTCTTTTTAGAACTACTGGGCTATCCGGTAAAAAGAATCTATGATGTGGGGGTGGCGGGTATTCATCGGACTTTCTCCCACTTAAAAGAGATTAGGAAGGGAAGGGTAATAATCGTCATTGCTGGTATGGAAGGGGCATTAGCCAGTGTCGTCTCAGGTCTTGTTAGTAAACCGGTGATTGCCGTTCCCACCTCTTATGGTTACGGAGCAAACTTCCAAGGGCTTTCCGCCCTTTTGGCGATGCTTGCTTCTTGTTCACCAGGGATTGGGGTGGTGAATATTGATAATGGCTTTGGCGCCGCTTACCTTGCCCACCTCATTCTCAGTTCTAAATAA